A genome region from Accipiter gentilis chromosome 13, bAccGen1.1, whole genome shotgun sequence includes the following:
- the TSC22D1 gene encoding TSC22 domain family protein 1 isoform X9, with the protein MAHPAMFPRRGSSSSSGSSCVTAPTAPGTGVGSAALSAEDYQPPLLVQPPPPSPAASSSAGPQPTPPPPQSLNLLSQSQLQPQPLAQTGAQMKKKSGFQITSVTPAQISASMSSNNSIAEDTESYDDLDESHTEDLSSSEILDVSLSRATDLGEPERSSSEETLNNFQEAETPGAVSPNQPHIPQQHAPLPHHPQQSVVINGSVHPHHVHHHHHLHHHHHGHHHPSHPGVGSAPISGGPPPSPSFRKLSTTGSSDNVISTAPVSAASSTGSPAPVVSNIRTTSTPGNLGVSPATGTSTLNNMGGGSSSVASSMLGTINLSNITSTGNVNALSGTSSNVNILSGVGNGTSASSSVINNVTNPAAGMAVGSSQQQPASGTSRFRVVKLDSSSEPFKKGRWTCTEFYDKENTVAVSEGVAVNKAVETIKQNPLEVTSERESTSGSSVSSNVSTLSHYTESVGSGEMGAPTVVQQQAFQGVGPQQMDFSSAAPPAIPASSIPQSVSQSQLAQVQLHSQEVNYPQQKPGVQPPAQASLTTVTGVQPAPVNILGVSPSLGHQQPAIQSMAQQQLPYSQPAQTLPVVQQQQLQYGQQQQQQQQTVPTQMAAGHVKPVNQNSVTGAMPDYIQHQQILQTPAPAMQPSSAGVGAGQPVPVAQAQSMQPSVQAHPAAAPAQPVAHAPAAIPGVGTSGQMLNVGQQGSVAAVVQPPSAANQIPPPVMPSTAAPPSSQVVQPVQTGIMQQGLQASASGLPQQMVIAQQNTLLPVQPQAQGVESVVQGMTGQQLPAVSPIPSASTVPAPSQAGSAVPPGIPSASIGLGQPQSMAQASAVQNGNLAQSVSQPPLISTSIGMPVAQSVPQQIPLSSTQFPAQSLAQSIVSQTEDGRRPTEPSLVGLPQAASGESGVGASAVSDGGSSNMPSSASLFPLKVLPLTTPLGVDGEDER; encoded by the coding sequence ATGGCGCACCCGGCAATGTTTCCTAGAAGgggcagcagcagtagcagcggCAGCAGCTGCGTTACTGCTCCCACTGCACCAGGTACCGGCGTTGGGAGTGCTGCCCTCTCCGCCGAGGATTATCAGCCGCCTTTGCTGGTCCAGCCGCCGCCTCCATCTCCTGCAGCATCTTCATCAGCGGGTCCACAGCCGACACCCCCTCCTCCACAAAGCCTGAACCTCCTCTCGCAGTCTCAGCTCCAGCCACAGCCTCTTGCACAGACTGGAgctcaaatgaaaaagaaaagtggctTCCAAATTACCAGTGTGACCCCTGCTCAAATATCAGCTAGCATGAGCTCTAATAACAGCATAGCTGAAGATACAGAAAGCTACGATGACCTGGATGAGTCCCACACTGAAGACCTGTCGTCTTCAGAAATCTTGGATGTTTCTTTATCCAGGGCCACTGACTTGGGAGAACCTGAGAGGAGCTCCTCTGAAGAGACTTTAAATAACTTCCAAGAGGCAGAGACTCCAGGGGCTGTTTCTCCTAACCAGCCTCATATTCCTCAGCAGCATGCTCCTCTGCCTCATCACCCACAGCAGAGTGTTGTGATCAATGGAAGTGTTCACCCTCATCACGTTCATCACCACCACCAtcttcaccaccaccatcatGGACACCATCATCCATCGCATCCTGGGGTGGGCAGTGCCCCAATTTCTGGAGGACCACCGCCCAGTCCATCGTTTAGGAAACTATCAACAACTGGAAGCTCTGACAATGTTATATCAACTGCACCAGTTTCTGCTGCATCATCCACTGGTTCCCCAGCACCTGTCGTGTCTAATATCCGCACTACAAGTACTCCTGGCAATTTAGGTGTAAGTCCTGCTACTGGAACTAGTACCTTAAATAATATGGGTGGTGGTAGTTCTAGTGTGGCAAGCAGCATGCTTGGTACTATAAATTTAAGCAACATCACGAGTACTGGTAACGTAAATGCTTTGTCTGGAACTAGCAGCAATGTGAATATCTTGAGTGGTGTTGGCAATGGTACGAGTGCTTCCTCTAGTGTCATTAACAATGTTACTAATCCAGCTGCAGGAATGGCAGTGGGATCaagccagcagcagcctgcatCTGGCACGTCAAGGTTTAGGGTTGTAAAATTAGATTCTAGTTCTGAACCTTTCAAAAAAGGTAGATGGACATGCACTGAATTCTATGATAAAGAAAACACTGTTGCAGTTTCAGAAGGAGTAGCAGTAAACAAAGCAGTAGAGACGATAAAACAAAACCCGCTTGAAGTGACTTCTGAAAGGGAGAGCACCAGTGGGAGTTCTGTTAGCAGCAATGTAAGCACACTGAGTCACTATACAGAAAGTGTGGGAAGTGGAGAAATGGGAGCACCTACTGTGGTACAGCAGCAAGCGTTTCAAGGTGTGGGTCCGCAGCAGATGGATTTTAGCAGCGCTGCTCCTCCGGCAATTCCAGCATCTAGTATACCACAGAGTGTTTCTCAATCACAGCTTGCACAAGTCCAGCTGCATTCTCAAGAAGTAAACTATCCACAGCAGAAGCCAGGGGTCCAACCTCCTGCACAGGCCAGTCTAACCACTGTTACTGGGGTTCAGCCAGCCCCAGTTAATATCCTAGGTGTATCCCCATCCCTGGGCCACCAGCAACCTGCCATTCAAAGCATGGCTCAACAGCAGCTACCGTATTCTCAGCCGGCGCAGACTTTGCCAGTtgtacagcagcagcagttgcagTATggacaacagcaacagcagcagcaacagacaGTTCCTACGCAGATGGCCGCAGGTCACGTTAAGCCGGTGAACCAAAACTCCGTTACAGGGGCTATGCCAGACTACATTCAACATCAGCAGATCCTTCAAACTCCAGCCCCTGCCATGCAGCCTAGTTCTGCAGGGGTGGGAGCAGGGCAACCGGTTCCTGTTGCCCAGGCACAGAGCATGCAGCCTTCCGTACAAGCACATCCAGCCGCTGCCCCGGCTCAGCCTGTTGCACATGCTCCAGCAGCGATACCAGGTGTAGGTACCAGTGGTCAAATGCTGAATGTTGGGCAGCAAGGAAGCGTAGCCGCTGTGGTGCAACCACCATCTGCTGCAAACCAAATTCCACCTCCAGTTATGCCGTCAACGGCTGCTCCTCCATCTTCACAAGTAGTGCAGCCTGTGCAGACAGGAATAATGCAGCAGGGATTGCAGGCTAGCGCTTCAGGCCTTCCTCAGCAAATGGTCATTGCTCAGCAAAACACCTTGTTACCTGTACAGCCGCAGGCACAAGGGGTGGAATCTGTAGTCCAGGGGATGACTGGCCAGCAGCTGCCTGCGGTTAGCCCTATACCTTCTGCTAGTACTGTTCCTGCACCAAGTCAAGCTGGTTCAGCTGTGCCTCCTGGCATACCTTCTGCTTCTATAGGTTTGGGACAGCCACAGAGTATGGCACAAGCTTCGGCTGTGCAGAATGGGAATTTGGCTCAAAGTGTTAGTCAGCCCCCCTTGATATCAACAAGTATAGGTATGCCAGTGGCACAGAGTGTGCCACAGCAGATACCGCTAAGCTCTACCCAGTTCCCCGCACAATCACTAGCTCAGTCAATTGTAAGCCAAACTGAAGACGGCAGACGCCCCACAGAACCTTCCTTAGTGGGTTTACCTCAAGCTGCCAGTGGCGAGAGTGGCGTTGGAGCATCAGCCGTTTCAGATGGTGGTAGCAGCAACATGCCATCTTCTGCTTCCCTCTTTCCGCTGAAGGTGCTGCCATTGACAACGCCTCTCGGAGTAGATGGTGAGGATGAGAG
- the TSC22D1 gene encoding TSC22 domain family protein 1 isoform X5, with protein sequence MAHPAMFPRRGSSSSSGSSCVTAPTAPGTGVGSAALSAEDYQPPLLVQPPPPSPAASSSAGPQPTPPPPQSLNLLSQSQLQPQPLAQTGAQMKKKSGFQITSVTPAQISASMSSNNSIAEDTESYDDLDESHTEDLSSSEILDVSLSRATDLGEPERSSSEETLNNFQEAETPGAVSPNQPHIPQQHAPLPHHPQQSVVINGSVHPHHVHHHHHLHHHHHGHHHPSHPGVGSAPISGGPPPSPSFRKLSTTGSSDNVISTAPVSAASSTGSPAPVVSNIRTTSTPGNLGVSPATGTSTLNNMGGGSSSVASSMLGTINLSNITSTGNVNALSGTSSNVNILSGVGNGTSASSSVINNVTNPAAGMAVGSSQQQPASGTSRFRVVKLDSSSEPFKKGRWTCTEFYDKENTVAVSEGVAVNKAVETIKQNPLEVTSERESTSGSSVSSNVSTLSHYTESVGSGEMGAPTVVQQQAFQGVGPQQMDFSSAAPPAIPASSIPQSVSQSQLAQVQLHSQEVNYPQQKPGVQPPAQASLTTVTGVQPAPVNILGVSPSLGHQQPAIQSMAQQQLPYSQPAQTLPVVQQQQLQYGQQQQQQQQTVPTQMAAGHVKPVNQNSVTGAMPDYIQHQQILQTPAPAMQPSSAGVGAGQPVPVAQAQSMQPSVQAHPAAAPAQPVAHAPAAIPGVGTSGQMLNVGQQGSVAAVVQPPSAANQIPPPVMPSTAAPPSSQVVQPVQTGIMQQGLQASASGLPQQMVIAQQNTLLPVQPQAQGVESVVQGMTGQQLPAVSPIPSASTVPAPSQAGSAVPPGIPSASIGLGQPQSMAQASAVQNGNLAQSVSQPPLISTSIGMPVAQSVPQQIPLSSTQFPAQSLAQSIVSQTEDGRRPTEPSLVGLPQAASGESGVGASAVSDGGSSNMPSSASLFPLKVLPLTTPLGVDGEDESLSASLSWKYGVPASAYGFILFPAAHKSKEPV encoded by the coding sequence ATGGCGCACCCGGCAATGTTTCCTAGAAGgggcagcagcagtagcagcggCAGCAGCTGCGTTACTGCTCCCACTGCACCAGGTACCGGCGTTGGGAGTGCTGCCCTCTCCGCCGAGGATTATCAGCCGCCTTTGCTGGTCCAGCCGCCGCCTCCATCTCCTGCAGCATCTTCATCAGCGGGTCCACAGCCGACACCCCCTCCTCCACAAAGCCTGAACCTCCTCTCGCAGTCTCAGCTCCAGCCACAGCCTCTTGCACAGACTGGAgctcaaatgaaaaagaaaagtggctTCCAAATTACCAGTGTGACCCCTGCTCAAATATCAGCTAGCATGAGCTCTAATAACAGCATAGCTGAAGATACAGAAAGCTACGATGACCTGGATGAGTCCCACACTGAAGACCTGTCGTCTTCAGAAATCTTGGATGTTTCTTTATCCAGGGCCACTGACTTGGGAGAACCTGAGAGGAGCTCCTCTGAAGAGACTTTAAATAACTTCCAAGAGGCAGAGACTCCAGGGGCTGTTTCTCCTAACCAGCCTCATATTCCTCAGCAGCATGCTCCTCTGCCTCATCACCCACAGCAGAGTGTTGTGATCAATGGAAGTGTTCACCCTCATCACGTTCATCACCACCACCAtcttcaccaccaccatcatGGACACCATCATCCATCGCATCCTGGGGTGGGCAGTGCCCCAATTTCTGGAGGACCACCGCCCAGTCCATCGTTTAGGAAACTATCAACAACTGGAAGCTCTGACAATGTTATATCAACTGCACCAGTTTCTGCTGCATCATCCACTGGTTCCCCAGCACCTGTCGTGTCTAATATCCGCACTACAAGTACTCCTGGCAATTTAGGTGTAAGTCCTGCTACTGGAACTAGTACCTTAAATAATATGGGTGGTGGTAGTTCTAGTGTGGCAAGCAGCATGCTTGGTACTATAAATTTAAGCAACATCACGAGTACTGGTAACGTAAATGCTTTGTCTGGAACTAGCAGCAATGTGAATATCTTGAGTGGTGTTGGCAATGGTACGAGTGCTTCCTCTAGTGTCATTAACAATGTTACTAATCCAGCTGCAGGAATGGCAGTGGGATCaagccagcagcagcctgcatCTGGCACGTCAAGGTTTAGGGTTGTAAAATTAGATTCTAGTTCTGAACCTTTCAAAAAAGGTAGATGGACATGCACTGAATTCTATGATAAAGAAAACACTGTTGCAGTTTCAGAAGGAGTAGCAGTAAACAAAGCAGTAGAGACGATAAAACAAAACCCGCTTGAAGTGACTTCTGAAAGGGAGAGCACCAGTGGGAGTTCTGTTAGCAGCAATGTAAGCACACTGAGTCACTATACAGAAAGTGTGGGAAGTGGAGAAATGGGAGCACCTACTGTGGTACAGCAGCAAGCGTTTCAAGGTGTGGGTCCGCAGCAGATGGATTTTAGCAGCGCTGCTCCTCCGGCAATTCCAGCATCTAGTATACCACAGAGTGTTTCTCAATCACAGCTTGCACAAGTCCAGCTGCATTCTCAAGAAGTAAACTATCCACAGCAGAAGCCAGGGGTCCAACCTCCTGCACAGGCCAGTCTAACCACTGTTACTGGGGTTCAGCCAGCCCCAGTTAATATCCTAGGTGTATCCCCATCCCTGGGCCACCAGCAACCTGCCATTCAAAGCATGGCTCAACAGCAGCTACCGTATTCTCAGCCGGCGCAGACTTTGCCAGTtgtacagcagcagcagttgcagTATggacaacagcaacagcagcagcaacagacaGTTCCTACGCAGATGGCCGCAGGTCACGTTAAGCCGGTGAACCAAAACTCCGTTACAGGGGCTATGCCAGACTACATTCAACATCAGCAGATCCTTCAAACTCCAGCCCCTGCCATGCAGCCTAGTTCTGCAGGGGTGGGAGCAGGGCAACCGGTTCCTGTTGCCCAGGCACAGAGCATGCAGCCTTCCGTACAAGCACATCCAGCCGCTGCCCCGGCTCAGCCTGTTGCACATGCTCCAGCAGCGATACCAGGTGTAGGTACCAGTGGTCAAATGCTGAATGTTGGGCAGCAAGGAAGCGTAGCCGCTGTGGTGCAACCACCATCTGCTGCAAACCAAATTCCACCTCCAGTTATGCCGTCAACGGCTGCTCCTCCATCTTCACAAGTAGTGCAGCCTGTGCAGACAGGAATAATGCAGCAGGGATTGCAGGCTAGCGCTTCAGGCCTTCCTCAGCAAATGGTCATTGCTCAGCAAAACACCTTGTTACCTGTACAGCCGCAGGCACAAGGGGTGGAATCTGTAGTCCAGGGGATGACTGGCCAGCAGCTGCCTGCGGTTAGCCCTATACCTTCTGCTAGTACTGTTCCTGCACCAAGTCAAGCTGGTTCAGCTGTGCCTCCTGGCATACCTTCTGCTTCTATAGGTTTGGGACAGCCACAGAGTATGGCACAAGCTTCGGCTGTGCAGAATGGGAATTTGGCTCAAAGTGTTAGTCAGCCCCCCTTGATATCAACAAGTATAGGTATGCCAGTGGCACAGAGTGTGCCACAGCAGATACCGCTAAGCTCTACCCAGTTCCCCGCACAATCACTAGCTCAGTCAATTGTAAGCCAAACTGAAGACGGCAGACGCCCCACAGAACCTTCCTTAGTGGGTTTACCTCAAGCTGCCAGTGGCGAGAGTGGCGTTGGAGCATCAGCCGTTTCAGATGGTGGTAGCAGCAACATGCCATCTTCTGCTTCCCTCTTTCCGCTGAAGGTGCTGCCATTGACAACGCCTCTCGGAGTAGATGGTGAGGATGAGAG
- the TSC22D1 gene encoding TSC22 domain family protein 1 isoform X4, translated as MAHPAMFPRRGSSSSSGSSCVTAPTAPGTGVGSAALSAEDYQPPLLVQPPPPSPAASSSAGPQPTPPPPQSLNLLSQSQLQPQPLAQTGAQMKKKSGFQITSVTPAQISASMSSNNSIAEDTESYDDLDESHTEDLSSSEILDVSLSRATDLGEPERSSSEETLNNFQEAETPGAVSPNQPHIPQQHAPLPHHPQQSVVINGSVHPHHVHHHHHLHHHHHGHHHPSHPGVGSAPISGGPPPSPSFRKLSTTGSSDNVISTAPVSAASSTGSPAPVVSNIRTTSTPGNLGVSPATGTSTLNNMGGGSSSVASSMLGTINLSNITSTGNVNALSGTSSNVNILSGVGNGTSASSSVINNVTNPAAGMAVGSSQQQPASGTSRFRVVKLDSSSEPFKKGRWTCTEFYDKENTVAVSEGVAVNKAVETIKQNPLEVTSERESTSGSSVSSNVSTLSHYTESVGSGEMGAPTVVQQQAFQGVGPQQMDFSSAAPPAIPASSIPQSVSQSQLAQVQLHSQEVNYPQQKPGVQPPAQASLTTVTGVQPAPVNILGVSPSLGHQQPAIQSMAQQQLPYSQPAQTLPVVQQQQLQYGQQQQQQQQTVPTQMAAGHVKPVNQNSVTGAMPDYIQHQQILQTPAPAMQPSSAGVGAGQPVPVAQAQSMQPSVQAHPAAAPAQPVAHAPAAIPGVGTSGQMLNVGQQGSVAAVVQPPSAANQIPPPVMPSTAAPPSSQVVQPVQTGIMQQGLQASASGLPQQMVIAQQNTLLPVQPQAQGVESVVQGMTGQQLPAVSPIPSASTVPAPSQAGSAVPPGIPSASIGLGQPQSMAQASAVQNGNLAQSVSQPPLISTSIGMPVAQSVPQQIPLSSTQFPAQSLAQSIVSQTEDGRRPTEPSLVGLPQAASGESGVGASAVSDGGSSNMPSSASLFPLKVLPLTTPLGVDGEDESSTGCWCIDPAVGLQPARISRELPVPFLTSSISEDHQHMLFLCHHSHIFFLLQLEGSHHSLHLSLSASLSWKYGVPASAYGFILFPAAHKSKEPV; from the coding sequence ATGGCGCACCCGGCAATGTTTCCTAGAAGgggcagcagcagtagcagcggCAGCAGCTGCGTTACTGCTCCCACTGCACCAGGTACCGGCGTTGGGAGTGCTGCCCTCTCCGCCGAGGATTATCAGCCGCCTTTGCTGGTCCAGCCGCCGCCTCCATCTCCTGCAGCATCTTCATCAGCGGGTCCACAGCCGACACCCCCTCCTCCACAAAGCCTGAACCTCCTCTCGCAGTCTCAGCTCCAGCCACAGCCTCTTGCACAGACTGGAgctcaaatgaaaaagaaaagtggctTCCAAATTACCAGTGTGACCCCTGCTCAAATATCAGCTAGCATGAGCTCTAATAACAGCATAGCTGAAGATACAGAAAGCTACGATGACCTGGATGAGTCCCACACTGAAGACCTGTCGTCTTCAGAAATCTTGGATGTTTCTTTATCCAGGGCCACTGACTTGGGAGAACCTGAGAGGAGCTCCTCTGAAGAGACTTTAAATAACTTCCAAGAGGCAGAGACTCCAGGGGCTGTTTCTCCTAACCAGCCTCATATTCCTCAGCAGCATGCTCCTCTGCCTCATCACCCACAGCAGAGTGTTGTGATCAATGGAAGTGTTCACCCTCATCACGTTCATCACCACCACCAtcttcaccaccaccatcatGGACACCATCATCCATCGCATCCTGGGGTGGGCAGTGCCCCAATTTCTGGAGGACCACCGCCCAGTCCATCGTTTAGGAAACTATCAACAACTGGAAGCTCTGACAATGTTATATCAACTGCACCAGTTTCTGCTGCATCATCCACTGGTTCCCCAGCACCTGTCGTGTCTAATATCCGCACTACAAGTACTCCTGGCAATTTAGGTGTAAGTCCTGCTACTGGAACTAGTACCTTAAATAATATGGGTGGTGGTAGTTCTAGTGTGGCAAGCAGCATGCTTGGTACTATAAATTTAAGCAACATCACGAGTACTGGTAACGTAAATGCTTTGTCTGGAACTAGCAGCAATGTGAATATCTTGAGTGGTGTTGGCAATGGTACGAGTGCTTCCTCTAGTGTCATTAACAATGTTACTAATCCAGCTGCAGGAATGGCAGTGGGATCaagccagcagcagcctgcatCTGGCACGTCAAGGTTTAGGGTTGTAAAATTAGATTCTAGTTCTGAACCTTTCAAAAAAGGTAGATGGACATGCACTGAATTCTATGATAAAGAAAACACTGTTGCAGTTTCAGAAGGAGTAGCAGTAAACAAAGCAGTAGAGACGATAAAACAAAACCCGCTTGAAGTGACTTCTGAAAGGGAGAGCACCAGTGGGAGTTCTGTTAGCAGCAATGTAAGCACACTGAGTCACTATACAGAAAGTGTGGGAAGTGGAGAAATGGGAGCACCTACTGTGGTACAGCAGCAAGCGTTTCAAGGTGTGGGTCCGCAGCAGATGGATTTTAGCAGCGCTGCTCCTCCGGCAATTCCAGCATCTAGTATACCACAGAGTGTTTCTCAATCACAGCTTGCACAAGTCCAGCTGCATTCTCAAGAAGTAAACTATCCACAGCAGAAGCCAGGGGTCCAACCTCCTGCACAGGCCAGTCTAACCACTGTTACTGGGGTTCAGCCAGCCCCAGTTAATATCCTAGGTGTATCCCCATCCCTGGGCCACCAGCAACCTGCCATTCAAAGCATGGCTCAACAGCAGCTACCGTATTCTCAGCCGGCGCAGACTTTGCCAGTtgtacagcagcagcagttgcagTATggacaacagcaacagcagcagcaacagacaGTTCCTACGCAGATGGCCGCAGGTCACGTTAAGCCGGTGAACCAAAACTCCGTTACAGGGGCTATGCCAGACTACATTCAACATCAGCAGATCCTTCAAACTCCAGCCCCTGCCATGCAGCCTAGTTCTGCAGGGGTGGGAGCAGGGCAACCGGTTCCTGTTGCCCAGGCACAGAGCATGCAGCCTTCCGTACAAGCACATCCAGCCGCTGCCCCGGCTCAGCCTGTTGCACATGCTCCAGCAGCGATACCAGGTGTAGGTACCAGTGGTCAAATGCTGAATGTTGGGCAGCAAGGAAGCGTAGCCGCTGTGGTGCAACCACCATCTGCTGCAAACCAAATTCCACCTCCAGTTATGCCGTCAACGGCTGCTCCTCCATCTTCACAAGTAGTGCAGCCTGTGCAGACAGGAATAATGCAGCAGGGATTGCAGGCTAGCGCTTCAGGCCTTCCTCAGCAAATGGTCATTGCTCAGCAAAACACCTTGTTACCTGTACAGCCGCAGGCACAAGGGGTGGAATCTGTAGTCCAGGGGATGACTGGCCAGCAGCTGCCTGCGGTTAGCCCTATACCTTCTGCTAGTACTGTTCCTGCACCAAGTCAAGCTGGTTCAGCTGTGCCTCCTGGCATACCTTCTGCTTCTATAGGTTTGGGACAGCCACAGAGTATGGCACAAGCTTCGGCTGTGCAGAATGGGAATTTGGCTCAAAGTGTTAGTCAGCCCCCCTTGATATCAACAAGTATAGGTATGCCAGTGGCACAGAGTGTGCCACAGCAGATACCGCTAAGCTCTACCCAGTTCCCCGCACAATCACTAGCTCAGTCAATTGTAAGCCAAACTGAAGACGGCAGACGCCCCACAGAACCTTCCTTAGTGGGTTTACCTCAAGCTGCCAGTGGCGAGAGTGGCGTTGGAGCATCAGCCGTTTCAGATGGTGGTAGCAGCAACATGCCATCTTCTGCTTCCCTCTTTCCGCTGAAGGTGCTGCCATTGACAACGCCTCTCGGAGTAGATGGTGAGGATGAGAG